Below is a genomic region from Streptomyces roseoviridis.
CCGCGGCTCCGGCGGCGGCAGCGGACCCACGCCCCCGCCCGCGCCCCGCAGCGGCAGCCCCACCGCCGGGACCCCGCACACCAGCCGTAGCAGCACCAGCAGCAAGAACACAGGAGGTGGAGGGCGTTGACGACCCAGTCCCAGCCGGTCTCGCCCCGCCGCACGTATCTCATCGGCCGCGCCCGGCCGAACGCGATCGTCGGCAAGAACCGCGAGACCGGCGAGATCGCGCTGATCATCGCCGGCGCCTTCCTCGGCATGATGAGCGGGCTGATCGTCCCCGTCCTGTCCCTGCGCATCGTGCTGCTCATGGGCTTCCCGATGATCGCCCTGGCCGCGGTCTACGTCCCGTACAAGCACCGCACGTTCTACAAGTGGTTCGAGATCAACCGCAGTTACAAGCGGATGCTCAAGCGGGGCACCGCCTACCGCTCCGGCGCCGTCGAGGCCGGAACCCGCCTCGACGGCCGCGAGGTCGAGGTCGGCCCGCCGCCCGGCATCGGCCGGATCAGCTGGCTCTCCGCCCCCTTCGGCCCCGACGAGATCGCCGTCCTCCTGCACGCCGACCGCCGCACCGTCACCGCCGCCATCGAGATCGAGGGCCCCGGCGTCGGCCTGCGCGACTCCGAGGACCAGGAAGCCCTCGTCGACCGCTTCGGCACCCTGCTCAAGCACGTCGCCAACGGGGACGGCTTCGTCACCCGCCTCCAGATGCTCGCCCGCACCCTGCCCGCCGACCCCGACGCCCACGCCAAGGACGTCGCCCAGCGCGGCGACCACCAGGCCCCGGCCTGGCTCCAGGAGTCCTACGACCAGCTCCAGTCCATGGTCTCCACCTCCAGCGAGCAGCACCGCGCCTACCTCGTGGCCTGCATGCACTACACCCGCGAGCTCGCCGCCGAGGCCAACGCCATGGCCCGCGCCGCCCGCCACGCCTCCGGCGCCCGCAGGCTCGACCGCGACGCCGGCCTCGCCGTCGTCATGGCCCGCGAACTCACCGACATCTGCGCCCGCCTCGCCGAGGCCGACATCCGGGTCCGCCAGCCCCTCGGGCAGTCCCGCCTCGCCTCCCTCGTGCACTCCATGTACGACCCGGACCACCCCATCGACCACATCCAGGCCATGACGAAACGAAACGCTTGGCCGGCCGAGCTGGACGCGATGGAACCGACGTACCTCCAGGCCAAGACCCGCGAGTCCGCCACCCGCGCGCCCTGGTGCCACGCCACCGCCTGGATCAAGGAGTGGCCGATGACGCCCGTCGGCGTCAACTTCCTCGCCCCGCTCCTCGTCCACACCCCCGACGTCATCCGCACCGTCGCCGTCACCATGGACCTGGAGCCCACGGAGGTCGCCATCGAGCGCATGCTCACCGAGAAGACCAACGACGAGGCCGAGGCCTCCCGGCAGGCCAAGATGAACCGCACCGTCGACCCGCGCGACATCGCCGCCCACGGCCGGCTCGACCAGCGGGGTGAAGATCTCGCCAGCGGCGCCGCGGGCGTCAACCTCGTCGGGTACATCACCGTATCGGCGCGCTCCCCCGAAGCCCTCGCCCGGGACAAGCGCACGATCAGGGCCTCCGCCGGCAAGTCGTATCTCAAGCTGGAGTGGTGCGACCGCGAGCACCACCGGGCCTTTGTGAACACCTTGCCGTTCGCGACCGGCATCCGCCGCTAGGGCCGAAGGGGCACAGACCGATGCGAGATCCGCTGTCCGTCCTCACCGAAGCCTTCACCTCCTTCCTCTTCGGGAAGGTGGAGACGACCCGCCTGCCCGTCCGCACCTCCACCGGGCAGGCCCAGGCCGTCTACCTGCCGACCGCGGCCCCCGGCCTCGGCGACTCCGGCGTGATCATCGGCCGTGAGGTCTACAGCGGCAAGGGGTACATCTACGACCCCTTCCAGCTGTACGGGCAGCAGCTCCCCGCCCCCCACTGGCTGGTCCTCGGCGAGTCCGGTAACGGCAAGTCGGCGCTGGAGAAGACCTACGTGCTCCGCCAGCTCCGCTTCCGCGACCGCCAGGTGGTCGTCCTCGACGCCCAGGGCGAGGACGGCGTCGGCGAATGGAACCTCATCGCCCAGGAGCTGGGGATAACCCCCATCCGCCTGGACCCGATGGTCGCCAACGACGCCGGGATCCGCCTCAACCCGCTCGACCCGTCCATCACCACCACCGGCCAGCTCGCCCTGCTGCGCACCATCATCGAGGTGGCGATGGGACACGGCCTCGACGAGCGCTCCGGCTTCGCGCTCAAGGTCGCCCACGCCTACGTCAACGAGCACATCACCGACCGCCAGCCGATCCTCACCGACATCGTCGAGCAGCTGCGCCACCCCGAGGCGGAGTCCGCCGAGGCCATGAACGTCGACATAGACGACGTACGGGCCTGGGGCCTGGACGTGG
It encodes:
- a CDS encoding ATP-binding protein, coding for MRDPLSVLTEAFTSFLFGKVETTRLPVRTSTGQAQAVYLPTAAPGLGDSGVIIGREVYSGKGYIYDPFQLYGQQLPAPHWLVLGESGNGKSALEKTYVLRQLRFRDRQVVVLDAQGEDGVGEWNLIAQELGITPIRLDPMVANDAGIRLNPLDPSITTTGQLALLRTIIEVAMGHGLDERSGFALKVAHAYVNEHITDRQPILTDIVEQLRHPEAESAEAMNVDIDDVRAWGLDVALVLDRLVDGDLRGMFDGPTTVGIDLDAPLIVFDLSHIDRNSIAMPILMAIVGVWLEHTWIRPDRKKRIFLVEEAWHIINSPFVAQLFQRLLKFGRRLGLSFVAVVHHLSDVVDGAAAKEAAAILKMASTRTIYAQKADEARNTGRVLGLPRWAVEIIPTLTPGIAVWDVNGNVQVVKHLITEKERPLVYTDRAMTESSMTDEELEWETEQRAILIEQQMNDSSQSTVA
- a CDS encoding SCO6880 family protein, producing MTTQSQPVSPRRTYLIGRARPNAIVGKNRETGEIALIIAGAFLGMMSGLIVPVLSLRIVLLMGFPMIALAAVYVPYKHRTFYKWFEINRSYKRMLKRGTAYRSGAVEAGTRLDGREVEVGPPPGIGRISWLSAPFGPDEIAVLLHADRRTVTAAIEIEGPGVGLRDSEDQEALVDRFGTLLKHVANGDGFVTRLQMLARTLPADPDAHAKDVAQRGDHQAPAWLQESYDQLQSMVSTSSEQHRAYLVACMHYTRELAAEANAMARAARHASGARRLDRDAGLAVVMARELTDICARLAEADIRVRQPLGQSRLASLVHSMYDPDHPIDHIQAMTKRNAWPAELDAMEPTYLQAKTRESATRAPWCHATAWIKEWPMTPVGVNFLAPLLVHTPDVIRTVAVTMDLEPTEVAIERMLTEKTNDEAEASRQAKMNRTVDPRDIAAHGRLDQRGEDLASGAAGVNLVGYITVSARSPEALARDKRTIRASAGKSYLKLEWCDREHHRAFVNTLPFATGIRR